The Clostridium sp. AWRP genome has a window encoding:
- a CDS encoding 4Fe-4S dicluster domain-containing protein yields the protein MKRIMINKDLCTGCLNCTLACMAEHNENGKSFSDLDLSNEFLESRNHISKDDNGNKLPIFCRHCDEPECVMTCMSGAMTKDPKSGIVSYDEHKCASCFMCVMSCPYGVLKPDTQTKSKVVKCDLCGDRDTPRCVENCPTGAIYIEKEADLL from the coding sequence ATGAAAAGAATAATGATAAATAAAGATTTATGTACCGGATGTTTAAATTGTACTTTAGCTTGTATGGCAGAGCACAATGAAAATGGGAAATCTTTTTCTGATCTTGATCTCAGCAATGAATTTCTTGAAAGTAGAAATCATATATCTAAAGATGATAATGGAAACAAGCTTCCTATATTTTGCCGTCACTGTGACGAACCTGAGTGTGTAATGACCTGTATGAGCGGTGCCATGACTAAAGACCCTAAAAGCGGTATAGTATCCTATGATGAGCATAAATGTGCCAGCTGCTTTATGTGCGTCATGTCCTGTCCTTACGGAGTATTAAAACCAGATACTCAGACCAAAAGTAAAGTAGTTAAATGTGACCTGTGTGGTGACAGAGATACACCTAGATGCGTTGAAAATTGTCCAACAGGAGCAATTTATATTGAAAAGGAGGCAGATCTCCTATGA
- the cooS gene encoding anaerobic carbon-monoxide dehydrogenase catalytic subunit: protein MSNNKICKSADKVLEKFIGSLDGVETSHHRVESQSVKCGFGQLGVCCRLCANGPCRITPKAPRGVCGANADTIVARNFLRAVAAGSGCYIHIVENTARNVKSVGETGGEIKGMNALNTLAEKLGITESDPHKKAVLVADAVLKDLYKPKFEKMEVINKLAYAPRLENWNKLNIMPGGAKSEVFDGIVKTSTNLNSDPVDMLLNCLKLGISTGIYGLTLTNLLNDIVLGEPAIRPAKVGFKVVDTDYINLMITGHQHSMIAHLQEELVKPEAVKKAQAVGAKGFKLVGCTCVGQDLQLRGKYYTDVFSGHAGNNFTSEALIATGGIDAIVSEFNCTLPGIEPIADKFMVKMICLDDVAKKSNAEYVEYSFKDREKISNHVIDTAIESYKERRSKVTMNIPKNHGFDDVITGVSEGSLKSFLGGSWKPLVDLIAAGKIKGVAGIVGCSNLTAKGHDVFTVELTKELIKRNIIVLSAGCSSGGLENVGLMSPGAAELAGDSLKEVCKSLGIPPVLNFGPCLAIGRLEIVAKELAEYLKIDIPQLPLVLSAPQWLEEQALADGSFGLALGLPLHLAISPFIGGSKVVTKVLCEDMENLTGGKLIIEDDVIKAADKLEETILARRKSLGLN from the coding sequence ATGTCAAATAACAAAATTTGTAAGTCAGCAGATAAGGTACTTGAAAAGTTTATAGGTTCTCTAGATGGTGTAGAAACTTCTCATCATAGGGTAGAAAGTCAAAGTGTTAAATGTGGTTTTGGTCAGCTAGGAGTCTGCTGCAGACTCTGTGCAAACGGTCCCTGTAGGATAACACCTAAAGCTCCAAGAGGAGTATGTGGTGCTAATGCTGATACCATAGTTGCAAGAAACTTTCTTAGAGCTGTAGCTGCCGGCAGTGGATGTTATATCCACATAGTCGAAAATACAGCTAGAAACGTAAAATCCGTAGGTGAAACCGGTGGCGAGATAAAAGGAATGAATGCTCTCAATACCCTGGCAGAAAAACTCGGTATAACAGAATCTGACCCACATAAAAAAGCTGTACTAGTAGCTGATGCCGTGTTAAAAGACTTATACAAACCAAAGTTTGAAAAAATGGAAGTTATAAACAAATTGGCTTATGCACCTAGACTGGAAAATTGGAACAAATTAAATATAATGCCCGGCGGTGCAAAATCAGAAGTTTTTGATGGTATAGTAAAAACTTCTACAAATCTAAACAGTGACCCTGTAGATATGCTTCTAAATTGTTTAAAACTTGGAATATCCACTGGGATTTATGGACTTACCCTTACAAATTTATTAAATGACATAGTTTTAGGTGAACCTGCTATAAGACCTGCAAAAGTTGGTTTTAAAGTTGTAGATACGGATTATATAAATTTGATGATAACAGGTCATCAGCACTCCATGATTGCCCACCTTCAAGAAGAACTTGTAAAACCTGAAGCTGTAAAAAAAGCCCAAGCAGTTGGTGCTAAAGGATTCAAACTAGTTGGATGTACCTGTGTCGGACAGGATTTACAGTTAAGAGGCAAATACTATACTGATGTTTTCTCAGGTCATGCAGGAAATAATTTTACAAGTGAAGCCTTAATAGCAACCGGAGGTATAGATGCAATAGTATCTGAATTCAACTGTACTCTTCCTGGCATCGAGCCGATAGCAGATAAATTCATGGTTAAAATGATATGCCTGGATGACGTTGCTAAAAAATCAAATGCAGAATATGTAGAATACTCTTTTAAAGATAGAGAAAAAATAAGCAATCATGTTATAGATACAGCTATTGAAAGTTATAAGGAAAGAAGATCTAAAGTTACAATGAATATTCCTAAAAACCACGGCTTTGATGACGTCATAACAGGTGTAAGTGAAGGTTCCTTAAAATCCTTCTTAGGTGGCAGCTGGAAACCTCTAGTTGACTTAATTGCTGCTGGAAAAATTAAAGGTGTTGCTGGAATAGTAGGTTGTTCAAACTTAACTGCCAAAGGTCACGATGTATTTACAGTAGAACTTACAAAAGAACTTATAAAGAGAAATATAATTGTACTTTCTGCAGGCTGTTCAAGTGGCGGACTTGAAAATGTAGGACTTATGTCTCCAGGAGCTGCTGAACTTGCAGGAGATAGCTTAAAAGAAGTATGTAAGAGCCTAGGAATACCACCTGTACTAAATTTTGGTCCATGTCTTGCTATTGGAAGATTAGAAATTGTAGCAAAAGAACTAGCAGAATACCTAAAAATAGATATTCCACAGCTTCCACTTGTACTTTCTGCACCTCAATGGCTTGAAGAGCAAGCATTGGCAGATGGAAGTTTTGGTCTTGCCCTTGGATTACCACTTCACCTTGCTATATCTCCTTTCATTGGTGGAAGCAAAGTGGTAACAAAAGTACTATGTGAAGATATGGAAAATCTAACAGGCGGCAAGCTTATAATAGAAGATGATGTAATAAAAGCTGCAGATAAATTAGAAGAAACCATACTTGCAAGAAGGAAAAGCTTAGGTCTTAATTAA
- a CDS encoding DEAD/DEAH box helicase — MTKVLFNELGINEGITEGLKKEGIEYAAEIQYKAIPEALLGKDIVGESETGSGKTLAYVVPIFQKIDFESKDVQAYILAPTHELVIQIHNVIKNLADNSNIPVRSAAIIGNVNIKRQVEILKSEKPHIVVGSTGRILQLIKMKKLKSHTVKTIVVDEADKLLDKNNINDVKAIIKTTLKERQLMFFSATIDDRTLDIARDLMKDYKFIKAEQTTSMNENIKHMCFMCERRDKILILRKLVHILNPKRAIVFVNKPDEIEILTEKLKYHKLGAEAIYGAEDKKVRKRALESFKLGKINLLVASDIAARGLDIEDVDYVFSYDIPEDADNYLHRSGRTARAGKEGTSICIITNKEQKLLKQYEKAFNIKIDLKDMYKGKIIEHR; from the coding sequence ATGACAAAAGTTTTGTTTAATGAATTGGGTATAAATGAAGGAATAACAGAAGGACTAAAAAAAGAAGGTATTGAATATGCTGCAGAAATACAATATAAAGCCATTCCAGAAGCTCTTTTGGGTAAAGATATAGTAGGAGAATCAGAAACAGGTAGTGGAAAAACGTTAGCTTATGTTGTTCCTATATTTCAAAAAATTGATTTTGAAAGTAAAGATGTTCAGGCATATATACTTGCACCTACACATGAACTTGTAATTCAAATACATAATGTAATAAAAAACTTAGCTGACAATTCAAATATTCCAGTTAGGTCTGCAGCTATAATAGGAAATGTAAATATAAAAAGACAGGTGGAAATTTTAAAAAGTGAAAAGCCGCATATAGTAGTGGGTTCTACAGGAAGAATACTTCAACTTATTAAAATGAAAAAACTAAAATCTCATACTGTTAAGACCATTGTAGTAGATGAAGCCGATAAACTTTTGGATAAGAATAACATAAATGATGTTAAAGCTATAATAAAAACTACGCTAAAGGAAAGACAATTAATGTTTTTTTCAGCTACAATAGATGATAGAACTTTAGATATAGCAAGGGATTTAATGAAAGATTACAAATTTATAAAGGCAGAACAAACAACTTCTATGAATGAAAACATAAAGCATATGTGTTTTATGTGTGAAAGAAGAGATAAAATATTAATTCTAAGGAAACTTGTTCATATATTAAATCCAAAGAGAGCCATTGTATTTGTAAATAAACCAGATGAAATAGAAATACTTACGGAAAAATTAAAATATCATAAATTAGGAGCAGAAGCTATATATGGAGCTGAAGACAAGAAAGTGCGCAAAAGAGCTTTGGAAAGTTTTAAACTAGGTAAAATTAATTTATTAGTAGCTTCAGATATAGCAGCAAGAGGACTTGATATAGAGGATGTAGATTATGTTTTCAGTTATGATATACCAGAAGATGCCGACAATTATTTACATAGATCAGGGAGAACAGCAAGAGCTGGCAAGGAAGGGACATCTATATGCATAATCACAAATAAAGAGCAGAAATTATTAAAACAATATGAAAAGGCATTTAATATAAAAATAGATTTAAAAGATATGTACAAAGGAAAAATAATAGAGCATAGATAA
- a CDS encoding lantibiotic protection ABC transporter ATP-binding protein, with the protein MEKYILQTKNLCKNFKGQLAANNISLAIKENSVYGLLGPNGAGKSTTLKMITGILKKTSGEIIFEGHPWSRKDLKDIGALIEAPPLYENLTARENLKVRTTLLGLKESRIDEVLQTVDLTDTDKKRAGQFSMGMKQRLGIAIALLNHPKLLILDEPTNGLDPIGIQDLRNLIRSFPEQGITVILSSHILSEVELIADHIGIISNGILGYEAKINPGEDLESLFMEVVKKSKREMR; encoded by the coding sequence ATGGAAAAATATATTTTACAAACAAAAAATTTATGCAAAAATTTTAAGGGACAGCTAGCGGCAAATAATATTTCACTTGCAATAAAAGAAAATTCCGTTTATGGATTGCTTGGCCCTAATGGTGCTGGAAAATCTACTACATTAAAAATGATTACAGGGATACTTAAGAAAACTTCAGGTGAAATTATTTTTGAAGGACATCCCTGGAGCAGAAAAGATTTAAAGGATATTGGGGCACTAATTGAAGCTCCTCCACTATATGAGAATTTAACTGCAAGGGAAAATCTAAAGGTCAGAACTACACTACTTGGACTTAAGGAATCACGTATTGATGAAGTACTCCAAACGGTTGATTTAACAGATACAGATAAAAAGCGTGCAGGTCAATTTTCTATGGGTATGAAGCAGAGGCTTGGAATTGCTATTGCACTACTTAATCACCCTAAACTTTTAATTTTAGATGAACCTACTAACGGACTAGATCCTATTGGTATTCAAGATTTGAGAAATCTTATTCGTTCTTTTCCAGAGCAGGGTATAACAGTTATTTTATCTAGCCACATATTGTCTGAAGTAGAGCTTATTGCAGATCACATTGGGATTATTAGTAATGGAATTTTAGGATATGAAGCAAAAATTAATCCGGGTGAGGATCTAGAATCACTCTTCATGGAAGTAGTTAAAAAATCTAAAAGGGAAATGAGGTAA
- a CDS encoding lantibiotic immunity ABC transporter MutE/EpiE family permease subunit, protein MSSYLKAENLKLKRTMTKKLVLIFPIVTLFFGFMTGVYYQLNTFNWWYMFMLPGSVAVICALVNQKEEKKIKYRAIFSMPIDLKKVWVSKVILIAVYVLFSCILLVLGVGIVGKYVLPKVISSFALSSIVTIPGINAITAAIVIAITSLWQIPLCLFLAKKFGFFVPVILNVAVGIGLNGTMAVKSIWWLCPYSWTSRLMCPILGVLPNGQLPIGKDTIMLRPGVIPVGIVLSILLFVVLLTATSSWFKNQEVV, encoded by the coding sequence ATGAGTTCATATTTGAAGGCAGAGAACTTAAAGTTAAAAAGGACAATGACAAAAAAACTTGTTTTGATTTTTCCAATTGTCACACTTTTTTTTGGCTTTATGACAGGAGTTTATTATCAATTAAATACATTTAATTGGTGGTATATGTTTATGCTGCCGGGGAGTGTTGCAGTTATCTGTGCACTTGTAAATCAAAAAGAAGAGAAGAAAATTAAATATAGAGCTATTTTTTCTATGCCTATTGATTTAAAAAAAGTTTGGGTTTCAAAAGTTATTCTTATAGCTGTTTATGTTTTATTTTCTTGTATTCTTTTGGTGTTAGGAGTTGGTATAGTAGGAAAATATGTTTTGCCAAAAGTTATTTCAAGTTTTGCTTTAAGTTCTATAGTTACTATTCCAGGTATAAATGCAATTACAGCAGCTATTGTTATTGCAATAACGTCACTATGGCAAATTCCACTTTGTCTATTTTTAGCTAAGAAATTTGGATTTTTTGTACCGGTTATTTTAAATGTTGCAGTAGGTATAGGCCTTAATGGGACAATGGCTGTGAAATCCATCTGGTGGCTGTGCCCGTACAGTTGGACGAGTCGTCTTATGTGTCCTATACTCGGTGTACTTCCAAATGGGCAGTTGCCAATAGGAAAAGATACAATAATGCTTAGACCAGGTGTTATTCCAGTAGGAATTGTGTTATCTATTTTACTATTTGTTGTACTACTTACTGCTACATCAAGTTGGTTTAAAAATCAGGAGGTGGTATAA
- a CDS encoding lantibiotic immunity ABC transporter MutG family permease subunit, with translation MLSLFRALRADFQKLKHTQIFWIHIVIPIIGALFFLVCYNLFNKVENIEKHVLYFELLGMVFPLLIGIICSMVVSQEEQAGQFQVLLGSTKSRSISCLSKLLTLIFMGMLSLFLALGIVLFGLKLFLHVSNVPYLLYFQVFGWLIFSNIFIYILSFFISLKFGRGASIFLGIAGMLIAALMITGLGDRCWMYLPWAWGVRFCDFATLYFAPAAMHKEIPYILYSIRKASYITGAYTLGILMLELLWFQFWEGRKCDE, from the coding sequence ATGTTGTCATTATTTAGAGCTTTACGGGCTGACTTTCAAAAATTAAAACATACTCAAATATTTTGGATTCACATTGTAATTCCGATAATAGGTGCATTATTTTTTCTGGTCTGTTACAATTTATTTAACAAGGTAGAGAATATTGAGAAGCACGTACTTTATTTTGAATTACTTGGCATGGTTTTTCCACTTCTAATTGGAATAATTTGCAGCATGGTTGTTTCACAAGAAGAACAAGCAGGTCAATTTCAAGTATTGCTCGGCAGCACAAAATCAAGAAGTATTTCATGTTTAAGTAAGCTGCTTACCTTGATTTTTATGGGAATGCTTTCTTTATTTTTAGCTCTTGGTATAGTGCTTTTTGGACTAAAATTGTTTTTACATGTATCCAACGTTCCTTATTTATTATATTTTCAGGTGTTTGGATGGCTTATTTTTAGTAATATATTTATTTATATATTGAGTTTTTTTATCAGTTTAAAGTTTGGCAGAGGAGCATCCATTTTTTTGGGAATTGCAGGTATGCTAATTGCTGCGCTAATGATTACAGGACTGGGAGATAGATGCTGGATGTATCTTCCCTGGGCATGGGGTGTAAGGTTTTGTGATTTTGCTACTTTGTATTTTGCGCCTGCAGCTATGCATAAAGAAATTCCTTATATTTTATATAGTATTCGAAAAGCATCGTACATTACAGGTGCATATACTTTGGGAATATTGATGCTGGAACTTTTATGGTTTCAGTTTTGGGAAGGACGCAAGTGTGATGAGTAA
- a CDS encoding response regulator transcription factor, with amino-acid sequence MAKILVIDDEEDILVLVKNVLAKDGHVVTIVNNPKKFLINEYTKYDLILLDVMMPDIDGFELCEKIRDIVDCPILFLTAKTMEDDVMFGLGIGGDDYIKKPFSTGELRARVNAHLRREKREKHNMISISGMKFNLTSKEIIIEDKKVPMTKSEYAICEFLAHSKGQVFTKEQIYEAVYGYERESDSSGIAEHIKNIRAKLAIFDLSPIKTVWGIGYKWE; translated from the coding sequence ATGGCCAAGATTCTTGTAATAGATGATGAAGAGGACATTTTAGTGCTTGTAAAAAATGTTCTTGCGAAAGATGGGCATGTCGTTACAATTGTCAATAATCCAAAAAAATTTTTGATTAACGAGTACACAAAATATGATCTCATTTTATTGGATGTTATGATGCCGGATATAGATGGTTTTGAATTATGTGAGAAAATCCGTGATATAGTGGATTGTCCAATTTTGTTTTTAACTGCTAAAACTATGGAAGATGACGTAATGTTTGGACTTGGAATAGGTGGGGATGATTATATAAAAAAACCTTTTAGTACAGGAGAACTTCGTGCTAGAGTAAATGCCCACCTGAGAAGAGAAAAAAGAGAAAAACATAATATGATTTCTATTTCTGGTATGAAATTCAATTTGACAAGCAAGGAAATTATTATAGAAGATAAAAAAGTGCCTATGACAAAAAGTGAATATGCTATTTGTGAATTTCTTGCACACAGCAAGGGACAGGTGTTTACAAAAGAGCAAATTTACGAAGCTGTATACGGATATGAAAGGGAAAGTGACAGCTCAGGTATTGCAGAGCATATAAAAAACATAAGAGCAAAGCTTGCTATTTTTGATTTATCTCCAATTAAAACGGTTTGGGGGATTGGCTATAAATGGGAATAA
- a CDS encoding HAMP domain-containing sensor histidine kinase, translated as MGINKKTVTMRGIFFRYLITLAIIFIVVSALYIEFVFLLINANVFLPANYSENLVSNVKSKLQTAPTITENMIPKGCKFVVFDKSYRVVKTDLNSKDLDEAKRYARGEGYNNHWETKQYYIIQRKDGLCILQYYIIMRYSSDFLNSNLPNPQGMFVLVYIFLFVTIIFIISTLYARRLKKQLNPLLEVSEKIKEQDLDFEITHSRIKEFDSVLLSLSDMKEELKKSLKEQWHIEQDKRKQISALVHDIKTPLAVIKGNAELLIDSPLNEEQKEYTAFIHKNSNQIEKYIKILIELSRAEEGFCIQPCKVNTSEFVENIHNQLNALACTKKLQVEFEEECLPKEIVVDQSLLYRAIINVISNGVDYSPDNSKIYFKAAGFQDNICFTVTDSGKGFSNKDIKFAAAQFYMGDNSRTSKTHYGMGLFIAYSILKQHKGELHIGNSPVTGGGQVTLEVPVE; from the coding sequence ATGGGAATAAATAAAAAAACAGTTACAATGAGAGGGATTTTTTTTAGATATCTGATAACTTTAGCTATTATATTTATTGTTGTTTCAGCATTGTATATTGAATTTGTTTTTTTGCTTATAAATGCTAATGTATTTTTACCTGCAAATTATAGTGAAAATTTAGTTTCAAATGTAAAATCTAAACTTCAAACAGCACCTACTATAACAGAAAATATGATTCCTAAAGGATGTAAATTTGTTGTTTTTGATAAAAGTTATAGAGTGGTTAAAACAGATTTAAATTCTAAAGATTTAGACGAAGCTAAAAGGTATGCAAGGGGAGAGGGATATAATAACCATTGGGAGACAAAACAGTATTATATTATACAAAGAAAAGATGGTTTATGCATACTTCAGTATTATATTATAATGAGATATAGTTCTGACTTTTTAAATAGTAATCTACCTAATCCCCAAGGAATGTTTGTTTTGGTGTATATTTTTTTATTTGTTACAATTATTTTTATAATTTCAACACTTTATGCACGAAGGCTAAAGAAACAGTTAAATCCCTTACTTGAAGTATCAGAAAAAATCAAGGAACAGGATTTGGATTTTGAGATAACTCATTCAAGGATAAAAGAATTTGACAGCGTTTTATTGTCACTGTCAGATATGAAAGAGGAATTAAAAAAATCCCTAAAAGAGCAGTGGCACATTGAACAGGATAAAAGAAAGCAGATTTCAGCTCTTGTCCATGATATAAAAACACCCCTTGCGGTTATTAAGGGCAATGCAGAATTATTAATAGATTCACCTTTAAATGAGGAACAGAAGGAATATACAGCATTTATTCATAAAAATTCTAATCAAATTGAGAAATATATAAAAATACTTATTGAATTATCTAGAGCAGAAGAAGGGTTTTGCATACAGCCATGTAAAGTGAATACAAGTGAGTTTGTAGAAAATATTCATAATCAATTAAATGCACTTGCGTGTACAAAAAAATTACAAGTTGAATTTGAAGAAGAGTGTTTGCCTAAAGAAATTGTAGTTGATCAAAGTTTATTATACAGGGCAATTATTAATGTCATTTCTAATGGTGTAGATTATTCACCAGATAATAGTAAAATTTATTTTAAAGCCGCAGGCTTTCAGGATAACATATGCTTTACCGTTACTGATAGTGGTAAAGGTTTTTCAAATAAAGACATTAAATTTGCTGCAGCACAATTTTATATGGGTGATAACAGTAGAACGTCTAAAACACATTACGGTATGGGATTATTTATTGCCTATTCTATCTTAAAACAGCATAAAGGAGAGCTCCATATTGGAAACTCGCCTGTTACAGGAGGAGGACAAGTCACTCTTGAAGTTCCAGTAGAATGA
- a CDS encoding DNA topoisomerase IV subunit B produces the protein MEGKERNVYDVNSLTSLEKLEPVRVRPGMYIGSTGSKGLHHCIWELLDNAIDEISNGFGDRAYVTLNKDGSVSVQDNGRGIPTGIHPVKKKNGVEMVFTELHTGGKFNNSVYKTSGGLHGVGAAVVNALSTWMEVEIRQKGHVYKQRFEYAYDKSLKKNMPGTPVTGIKVIGDTDDTGTKVTFMPDSKVFSTTDFKIDVIDERLKELAFQNKGITLKLIDNTGEESIEREYHSERGLLDFIDYLNESKTPIHKNPILFEGERKINDLGMHGEVCMQFTDSTTYHIASYVNNIPTTESGTHESGFKTGMTRAFKEWTKKLNLLKEKDKEFEGDDLREGMTAIVKIKITNPIFEGQTKTKLGNTEAYTMMNDLAYTKLSEWIEDNKEIASAIINNALHAAARREKIKKINDAEKKKIGKGAAPLAGKVAVCTLKDSSKCEFIVVEGDSAGGSAKQARDRRFQTIMPSKGKIMNTEKQKLENVLGSEELKIFNTAIGTGILENYNESDLKYDKIIILSDADVDGYHIRSLWMTYIYRYMRQLISNGHLYIALPPLYKVYKQNKGKEIIKYAYSDETLPDAKKKIGKGVLVQRYKGLGEMNPDQLWETTLNPETRTLQQITIDDAAKAEKMVSLLMGDVVAPRKKYMYKYAQF, from the coding sequence ATGGAGGGCAAAGAAAGAAATGTCTATGATGTAAACTCCTTAACTTCATTGGAGAAACTTGAACCAGTACGTGTTAGACCGGGAATGTACATAGGTTCAACTGGCAGTAAAGGTCTCCATCATTGCATATGGGAGCTTTTGGACAATGCTATAGATGAAATTTCCAATGGATTTGGAGATAGGGCATATGTTACATTAAACAAGGATGGCAGCGTGTCAGTGCAGGACAACGGAAGGGGAATACCTACTGGAATTCATCCTGTAAAGAAAAAGAATGGAGTGGAAATGGTGTTTACTGAACTTCATACAGGAGGAAAATTCAATAATTCAGTGTACAAGACTTCAGGTGGTCTTCACGGTGTAGGGGCAGCAGTAGTGAATGCTCTGTCTACCTGGATGGAAGTAGAGATCAGGCAAAAGGGGCATGTATATAAACAAAGATTTGAATATGCCTATGATAAGTCACTAAAGAAAAATATGCCTGGTACACCAGTAACGGGCATTAAAGTAATAGGAGATACAGATGATACAGGTACAAAGGTAACCTTTATGCCTGATAGTAAAGTTTTTTCTACCACTGATTTTAAAATCGATGTAATAGATGAAAGGTTAAAAGAGTTGGCCTTCCAAAATAAAGGTATAACTTTAAAATTAATTGATAATACAGGAGAAGAAAGCATAGAAAGGGAGTACCATTCAGAGAGGGGACTTCTGGATTTTATAGATTATTTAAATGAGAGTAAAACACCTATTCATAAGAATCCAATACTATTTGAAGGTGAAAGAAAGATAAATGATTTAGGTATGCATGGAGAGGTATGCATGCAATTTACGGATTCTACTACCTATCATATAGCAAGTTATGTAAATAATATTCCTACTACAGAATCAGGAACCCATGAAAGTGGATTTAAAACGGGTATGACAAGAGCGTTTAAAGAATGGACTAAAAAATTAAATTTACTCAAGGAAAAAGATAAGGAATTTGAAGGGGACGACTTAAGAGAAGGAATGACAGCTATAGTTAAGATAAAAATAACTAATCCTATATTTGAAGGTCAGACCAAGACAAAGCTTGGAAATACAGAAGCCTATACTATGATGAATGATCTTGCCTATACAAAGCTTTCAGAATGGATAGAAGATAATAAAGAGATAGCATCTGCTATAATAAATAATGCTCTCCATGCTGCAGCAAGAAGAGAGAAGATAAAAAAGATAAATGATGCGGAAAAGAAAAAGATAGGCAAAGGTGCGGCTCCTCTTGCTGGGAAAGTTGCAGTATGCACATTAAAGGATTCTTCAAAATGTGAATTTATAGTAGTTGAAGGTGATTCTGCGGGAGGTTCTGCAAAACAGGCCAGAGATAGAAGATTCCAGACTATAATGCCTTCTAAGGGTAAAATTATGAATACGGAAAAGCAGAAGCTTGAAAACGTCCTTGGAAGTGAAGAACTTAAGATATTTAATACTGCTATAGGTACTGGAATACTTGAAAATTATAATGAAAGTGACTTAAAATATGATAAAATTATAATTTTAAGTGATGCAGATGTAGATGGATATCATATAAGGTCCCTTTGGATGACTTATATATATAGATATATGAGACAGCTCATTTCAAATGGTCACCTTTATATAGCACTGCCGCCACTTTATAAAGTATATAAGCAGAATAAAGGCAAAGAGATAATTAAGTATGCCTATAGTGATGAGACACTGCCAGATGCAAAAAAGAAAATAGGAAAAGGTGTGCTTGTACAGAGATACAAAGGACTTGGTGAAATGAATCCAGACCAGCTCTGGGAAACTACTTTAAACCCTGAAACGAGAACACTGCAGCAGATAACTATAGATGATGCTGCTAAAGCTGAAAAGATGGTATCACTTTTAATGGGAGATGTAGTTGCGCCTAGAAAAAAATATATGTATAAATATGCACAATTTTAG